CCGGATCGAATTCGCGGCAAAATTCAACGTATCCACCGTCAATCCCAAGGAGGTGGCAAGCTATCGCTGCCATCCCGGCACCCTCCGTCGATTCCCTTCATCCACGGCAGCGCAAGAGCATCAGGAAACTGTCTCTCCCAACTTCCCAATCCATTTACAGCCTCAAGTATGTTGGATTTTGGCCAGCTTCGGGTggctcggcgcggcgctgcAGTCGCCGTGCGCCACGCGGTCGATCGAGGCTGGGCATGGCAGCGGCTTCCCCTCTCTCCGTTCCTGGGCATGACGCGTTCCTAGACCTCCACGGAGTCGATCTCAGATTTTGCCAGTACTGTTCCGGACTCTGATTTCACCACTATTTCGGACTCGGAATTTGCTTGGACTTGCCGGCCGGCCTATATAACTGAAAGTTCAGAGAACCAGCAGATTGCATCATTGCAACAGTTTGTCGAagcgagagcgagagcgagacATCCAATTTTGGCTTTGTCCAGTACTGATGAAGATGTACAGCACGAGCAGAGCAGCCATGATGAGCCTTCGCCATCTGTTCTTGCGAGCTGTTTCCAAGTTCTTCCTTTCCTCCTCTCCGAGTTTACTGAAGGCACTCCAGGGAATTGGGCATGTTCATCAACCAGGACCATCGCTCAAGGACGATGTCAGCGAGTACCGGCCTGAACTGCCGGTGGACATCCTGATGGACATCTTTGCCCTGCTAGAGATCCCTGACCTGCTGCGTGCCGGCGCCGTATGCTCCACGTGGCACGCTGCGTACACCAGCCTGCTCAGCCATGGATGTTACCATCGGCCACAGACGCCATGCCTCCTCTACACATCTGAATCTGACGCGGATAACGTTGCCTGCCTCTACAACCTCGCAGAGGACAGGGTCTACAGGCTCACGCTCCCGGAGCTGGCGATCCGCAGCCGGTATCTGATTGGCTCCTCCAATGGCTGGCTGGTCAGCGCCGACGAGAGGTCGGAGCTGCACATGGTCAACCCAATCACCGGTGAGCAGATCGCCCTCCCACCGGTGACCACCATCGAGCAGGTCAAGCCCATCTTGGACGACGCCGGTGAGATTAAGGAGTATGAGTTGTCGCATTTCAGCGGAGAAGAGGTTTACCGTGACCCAACAATTCTTGCTCTCAATGAGCTGCGTGATGACCTCTACTCCAAGGCATTTGTGTTCCCTGATGAGGCCTCTTCAGGAAGCTACGTTGTGGTCTTGATCCACGAACCATATGAGCTTTCATTTGCAAGACCAGGAGATTCTAAATGGACACTGCTGGCAGCAAGAGATTCCTATGAAGACTGCATGTACGTGGATGGCGTACTGTATGCAGTGACAGGTGCTTGCAGAATTGATGCTTTTGATCTCACCGGCCCTACTAACTTAAGGAAGGTGATTATGGAAGAAACAAAGAACTTTATTTATGAACACATATACATTACTAAGACGTCATCAGGAGATCTGCTGCTAGTTTGGAGGGAACAGGATGTCAAAGGTGAGGGCGATGTGGGCGAGGATGCTCCAGAGCCTGTACAATGGGAACTAATTTCAGAGATCAAGATGGAAACTAGGAAAATCACGTTGTACAAAGTTGACATGGAAGCAAAAGAGCTCGTCGAAATTAATAGTCTGCATGACCATGTGTTGTTCCTTGGGTATAGCCAGACGTATTGTCTAGGTGCTGAAGAATATCCATCATTGAAGGCAAATCATGCCTACTTGACAGACAGTCAAAGATATATAGCATCTTGGAAGAGAAATTGCCGTGATATATGTGTTTTCAATTTGGAAAGTAACAGTGCTGAAGAAATTGTGCCTCCTCAGTGTTGGTGCAGCTGGCCAGCTCCCATATGGATAACACCTAACCTTACAAAGATGAGCTCAAGATTAAAGGAATAGGTCCTGTTTTATAAACTGTAATTGTATTTTCCATGTTTAAATATGTATGTTGAGTTTATTGAATCATATATTCTTGACTCATGAATTTTCGTTAGAGCTAGAATTTATCAATATAATATAAAACACTGAGCTATCATTCATGTTTGTAAATAATGTTTGTGGGTGGCTAAACGAACAGCAGGCTAAATAATAATCCCTCATCATTTAAAGTTTATTTGGGATGCTTGTCAAATTTAACTATCAGAAAaactatataaatatatataaatatgttAAATTAATGCACGTGTTCATCAAAATTATTCATTTGGCAAAAAGGTTTGGGCAGGAAATACTGTCACCGGATCCTTAATTTGGCCAACAAACCACATTCTCGGACTCTCTCCTTAaagttttgaaaattcataTTTAGGCATAGATAGAATTTAAGCAGTAATTAAATATTACATCTACCACTCATACTAAGTATTTGGAGACCTTTCAAATACTTAGTTCTTCGGGTACTCCTCTTCAGTAGACGGCTGATGCACTTCTGAAAAaccacaaaaataaaaccttgaGTAGGAaggtactcagcaagactgacccgactaaccaaaaataaaataaactaaaataaaactGCAAGGAGTATGAGGACTTTTTAGTGGACTAGCTGACTCGACAATTTTGCATAAAGCTTACTAATGGTAAGTCCTTATTTTGTGATTTTACTCCAATTTAATAATTAATTAACATCTAGGTGATAAAAATCTTTTTCATAACAAGAAGCACTAAACATCCAGTAATATTACTTTCAAGGAAAAACCACACAAATATCTTTCTTAACTATGATGCTCAAGCGATGATCAAGTGCATTCATGACCGAGAATTGCGGCGATCCAAATCGATTTACATACTGCAAGAGATACCTAATCACCAGTTATGTACAGTTCTGGGGACTGTACGTAACAACTTTTCAATTAGCCGTACCCAAAGGACCGAAAATAAAGTTATCCGGACCCAGAGGCGCACCCCCACATGGGACCCCATGCCTGGCCTAATCTCCAATGTGAGTTTCAGGCTACACCTCTGCCTTTCTCTCACTCGCCAAGCACGAGTATAAATCATTTCCGATCCAAGAGCCAACTAACTCACCAGACTTGCTGGTTCCCAATGGCAGTAAGCAACCAGGTAGTATCACTTGATCAAAGATTAACACAGTGAACGGTccttaaaaaattaatttgaaTGGGCAGAACCACATCGCTAGCTTCTGCCCACAACTTTAAAAACAAGCCATTTCCTTGATTAAAGTGAGATCTAGATTAACCTTAGGTATTGAAGTAACATGGTTACTATAAAGTAACAACTAAGCTTTGCTAAGCATAGGACATTACAAGTTAAATTTGAGAAGGTGGCAAAGTTGTCCTATTAAACAAGGACGGATTATGCATAAGAGAATTGGCttgcaatcaactcctagaagtAATGCACAATCATGAAATAAACCAAATTTTATGATTTTATAACGATTATAAAAAGGGTAGGTATAAATGCATCGGGGCTGGCCTTTAGTCCCTGCTAAGTTAGTATCTTCAAAAATCCCTTCCACAATAGGAATAAGATCAAGAACTTCCTCGGTCTCCTGGGGATCTTCAGATAATTCCACAAACTCCACTTCAGGTGCTTTAGATTCTACGGTAGGATGCAAGTCAATATTAGCGTGCAAAAATTTTGATAAAATAAGACTGTACAACTTATCTCATGATAACATTGCAAGTCAACACTATCCTACCCACAAAAGAATTAACCCACCATTTTCTTAATTACTAATCTACCTTATGCATTTTCTTCTATTAAATAAAAGGGTTTCACAATTAATTTCTAACTCAAAACCTAATTCCTATGAATTATCAAGAATATGTGATTAATAAACAATTATTCataattttatacattttataATTGTTAAGTACTTATTTAAATACCTTAAATAAAAGGCATAGAAATAAATACTCGatactattattatttttcttagAGTTTAAGAGTTCTCAtgcataaaagaaaataaaataatcctAGAAAAATTGGGCTTGTTAGATTTGGATAAATCTACAAATATAAAGAATTATGGAAGAAAACAGAATTTACATCTAATTCTATTAAAATCTACACAATTTTACAAGAAAACCCTCTTCACCCTCATCCTTCTCCACTTAACCCTGCTTTCTTTCACTAAACCCcctcacttttcttttcttctacccCAAactccttttccccttcctctgttTCTTCACGCGCATAACCCACGGTGGCTGCCCCTggcacgccggcgacgagctTGCCGTGAGACCAGGCCGGCCCGCGCACAGGGATCGCCCCCAAGACCCCCACGCGCACCAGCCCCCAAATCTCCTCCACAACACAAGCCCAGACCCAGAACGCCGACACAGGCGACAACCAAGGCACGACGCatggcggccggccatggcgagcccccccccccccccccaacagcCCCGACAGACCACCAAGACAGCAGCACCCTCACCACAGGAGCACGCCTACTCCCAACCTGGCCCTGGAAGCGCCAGAGCACAGGGCTCAGCGGCGACCCccatggccacggcggcgcgacaACGTTTCGGCCATCCCGACCACGAAACGGGCCGACCAACAGCCCCTACCCCATCTACAACCTCTTTCATCGCTTCTAGACCACCCAGAACTGGAATCCAAGGTCGGGAGGACCATGCTCACCGGCAACCCCCAGCACGACAACGacccgatgaagaagatgattttGGACCCGGAGCTGCCGTGAAGGATTTGGCCCGGGAAGGGTTCGAATGGATTTGTAGTGATCCTGGGAGGTCGTGTGTGCTAGGAATCAAACCAATATCATGCGAGGGAGACGATTTTTTGCGAAGAACAGAGAGCTCGGTTTGGGGAACAGAATGGCGCGAAGTGGAAGATGATATGTTCAGACACGGTGTTCTGTAGCAGTCTGAACAGGGTGTGTTTCAGTGCAAAACCCCAATCTTTGAGCCTCTGTTTCCACAAATTTCATTACCAAAATTCATAATCttccaaaacgaaagttgtatcCCTGACGTTTCTCTAAAACTTTTCTTCCAGAAACATCCTTAATTTAGGCCTCTAACCTGGTCGAAATTGCCTCAGAACAAGGCAGGTTCAGGCCGTTTTTCACAGTTGCAGACTAGACTCTTCAAAACCTGAGCGTTGCAGTGCActtttctccaaaatttttcactgTACTTCAAAATatcccaaaataaaagttgtagatttcaTATTTACATACAACTTCTGTTTAAGATACACCTTTCAATTCTGCCTCTAAAGCACCCAGATTTTACTCTGAAGCAGGGAACCGAATGGATGAATCCATTCAGTTTCGTCAGAACCTTCCAAGTACAACCCGATGCTCCACTTTGATCCTTATTTTAACCATTCAAATCTAATTTATGATACTCAATCCCTACTTTAACATGTTAAACATATAACAAAGAATCCATTTTTCATATGTAAACCTCTCTCCTACATCCAGATTCTTCCAAAATTTCAGGCTAAAGGTGACTATTTCACCATATTTTTAAAACTGAATTGGCAATAGCCATTCAGTACTGTCAGTTAACTGACAGTGCCAAACCCAACTGTGATCTTCCAGAAACTAAaaattttctcttcttcctgtcAAACCACTTGACCAAGATAATTATTATAGATTAAAGTTTACTCACAGTCCAAAATTTCCTAAGGTTTTATAAGAAATCTTTTCTCAATAAACAAAATCTGGATGTGCTTCCCTTGGAAAACTACTTGTAGATCATGCAATGGTGAAAAAAACTGTCAAATGCTGTGTTAAATACAATTGAACCTATTGTTGTGTTTTGGCTGAACCAGCCGGTGATATTGGCACTGGTGATGGCTTTCAGAAAATATACAGAGTATAATTCTCTAAGTCCTAATAACCAAGGATCCAAAACCCAGAAACACAAAATTCACAGGACTCCTAGAGCACATACTTCACTCATCATTAGATTGCTGGCGTGTAATATTTTCAGAGGCAAATAAGTGCAACACAATACATTTACTCTCACTTCATTCAGTTTTCAAAACTGGAAACAGCAGATGTACTACTTATCCATCCCATCCTGATCCGTAACATGTTAACACGTACATTATAAAGATACACATCATATGAAGCAAAAGGTACCAAATCCTCAAGGGTTGGTTCAGGAACCACAAAGAGAACTAATCATTTGCACTACCAAAAGTTACTGCACAAGCTAAAGGGCTAACAGTGGTATCTTCAGATAGGTGAACTGTCACTGCAGTCTTGCCCGAATGATTAAGTTTCAGCAGTTATGCAAATCCATTGTTCTCCAGCAAGCAAATCTGAAACATATACAGCATGAATGTTTAGGATAATAAATTGAAACATTTACACGTACATTGTAAAGGTGTAATGATTTAGTTAACTCCACTTACCCCTAGGACAATTTGTGGCAAACATATTGGTGTAGACCAATGTCGCGGCTGTATCTAGCCCTGGTGAAGCAACCCGCCCTCACACATTTGATCCCAGGACAGCAGTGAGCAGTTATGTTGTGATGCTCTACCTGATTTTTTTTTAGTAAAGTATAAGGAATGCACATGAGTTAATAATTTAAACGGTTGGTTTTGCATTGAAGTGCTAATTCTTTTAGTTGGACATATTACCTTGTTCTGATCTTTAGGCAGCTCCTTCTCTCCGCTAGCAAGGTGGCAAATAAGGCAGTAAGTGTAACCTTTTCGGCAGAGCAGGGCCTTGATCCGGTAGCTCTGATGCATTTTCATTTCCTGGTCAGCTTGTTCCCTGTAATCCTCATCCTCATTGCACTAATTGGAGAAGAAAGAAACAAGGAAATTAACAAGCATAAATGAGGAAGTGTTCACATGTTCAGAAAATGCAGAGTCCAAGAAAGTGGTTCTCTCACGGGCATTGAACAGCAAATCTCACCAAAAGAACCAAACCTGATCCTGATCGGGAGGCTGAGCCTCACGTGGCGCTGCGCGCTTggccttcttgttcttcctcgcGACGACGAGCTGTCGACGCCGTCGCGCATGGGAGCTCGCCTCGCTGGCTTCGCCGCTCCCGCCTGCAGGCGCTGAAGGAGCCGCGAGGTCGGGCTGGACGAGCACCGCGTCGGAGACGACAGGCGGCGCGTCGAGCTCGTCTTGCGGGTCCTTCTCGGGGACGGCAACAGTCTGATCATCCTCGCCACCAGAGCACCAGCCGTGCGCCACGGGGACGGCGCCGGGCGTGGCTGTGGCGGTATCGTCCTTTTATTcgccgcgatcggaggactccgcggcggcgtcgatcTCCTGCTTGACGAGGCTAGGCGCGACGATGCTGCGGTCGCCGCCGATCTTGGTGCGCTCTGCACTCGAGCTCCCGCCCGCAGGTGCTGAAGCCGCGACGTCGCGCTGGACGAGCAACGTGTCGGAGACCACAGGAGGCGCGTCGACGGTCACGTCGTCCGCGGCGTCAATCTCCAGCTTCACCGGGGGGCTGGGCGCGACGATGCTGCGGTCGCCGATCTTGGTGCGCTCTGCACCCCCAATCCCGCCGGGCGCCAACAGGTCGGCgctgggcgcggccgcggcgtccaTCCCCTGGCCGCGATGAAGTGGGAGGCGCGGCAAGTCCTCCTGGTTCCCCGACTCGTCGCGTGTCGTCGCGGGCGCGGCGTCCCTGCTGGCCTCGCCGTCGCGGGTCTTGCTCTTGCCGCGGTCTTCTTGCGCCGCCGAGGGACTCCCGGTGACGAGGCTGTTGCCGGAGCCCCTCGCATCGCCGTGCCCgtggtcttcttcctcccggaAGCGCGGGGTACTTGGCGGCCGCGGTTGGCCGCGGCCTTGCACCGCCGACGGCAGGCTCTTGGGGTCGCCGGCTCCCGCTGCGGTGCGGgcgtctccctcctcctcggcgcgccTTAGGCCTCCTCTCTTGACTAGGAGCGCGGCGCGACGAGCAAGCCGGCTCCgcatcgccgcggcggcgcggcgcacccATGCCCCACCCCTGGAGACGAGGGCGGAGAGGAGGCCGGCCCACCTCCGCAGGCGGCCCCGCCGTGGCTTGGGGTCCATCTCtccgcccgcttcttttcagccGACGTGCGGCGGGGTGGCAAGCTCTCTTGCTTGGCTTGTTGGGAGGCAGGGAGGGGGAGGCAGGGGAGCAGGAAGGCGAGCgaggggaagaagaaaggctgGGCGGGCGGGAGGTGAAATAAGCCGAGCGCGAGGCCGTTCCGTTGGGGGTCAAGTGCCAGCTGGCCGTTTCGAGGCGGTTACGGTTCTCAGCAggaaatttcatcaaacaatACCCTTTCGCATTTTAAGCTTTATTATCAAAAGTTTGAAACGAGACTATTTAAATTCCACACATGTGTTGCAGTTTGATCTCGAGATCATGAGATCCAAACAAGGGGATTTGTCTTCAagaatttattttaaaattaatCACAATGTGCTCATATTTGGCTTATTATTGCTTGGTGCTCAGTTGGTTTCGTGCTTTGGACTACGGGTCAATCTAATAAGTTGATAAAATGAATCAAAATGACATTCCATATAATTAATTTGGGAGAATAAATAAACTAGAGTGTGGTATGGTTTCATAATTAATCAGCTGCTCCAGAAAATAAGATTGGGTACCCTATTGCAATACTGCATTGAATATTGAAGTTTTGGCTAGGCACACCGTAACACACCACAAGTTTCAGTCCATGCAatagtttaaaatttatttactttgttAGGAGGAAATGTAAATAATCATGGAAAATATCATTTTCTAAATAAGATATTCATTCATGCCGGTTCCATTTGAGTTTTGGTTGAAAAATGAATTTTCACGGTTCTAAATTTCGAAAAGAATTCAAACCCATTATGGTTTGGAGATTGGAAATTTATAAAACCTACTCGCGCTTAGGGGTGCAAAgaggtgacccttaggtgcacctctaattctctttagttcaaaattttatactacttCTCTAAAATAATATTACATTTTGAAAAACTAGTACAATATTTCCATCTTCACTGTGCAGCCCGAAGGCCACCACCGTTTTGGGCCGAAACcaactgcagctgctgctgcaatTGCATTGCCCGGTGGCACCTTGCTGAAGCCCACCTCGGTTTCCTCCTCCAGGCCTCCTCTCCGTGTAACCGACATCCcaaccccacctgtcagcccctcCACCCACACTCGCCTGCAAGGCTGCAACAGCTATAGttgcccgccgccaccgccattgcCCACTACA
This genomic interval from Panicum virgatum strain AP13 chromosome 8K, P.virgatum_v5, whole genome shotgun sequence contains the following:
- the LOC120645765 gene encoding F-box protein At5g25290-like, producing the protein MMSLRHLFLRAVSKFFLSSSPSLLKALQGIGHVHQPGPSLKDDVSEYRPELPVDILMDIFALLEIPDLLRAGAVCSTWHAAYTSLLSHGCYHRPQTPCLLYTSESDADNVACLYNLAEDRVYRLTLPELAIRSRYLIGSSNGWLVSADERSELHMVNPITGEQIALPPVTTIEQVKPILDDAGEIKEYELSHFSGEEVYRDPTILALNELRDDLYSKAFVFPDEASSGSYVVVLIHEPYELSFARPGDSKWTLLAARDSYEDCMYVDGVLYAVTGACRIDAFDLTGPTNLRKVIMEETKNFIYEHIYITKTSSGDLLLVWREQDVKGEGDVGEDAPEPVQWELISEIKMETRKITLYKVDMEAKELVEINSLHDHVLFLGYSQTYCLGAEEYPSLKANHAYLTDSQRYIASWKRNCRDICVFNLESNSAEEIVPPQCWCSWPAPIWITPNLTKMSSRLKE
- the LOC120646320 gene encoding uncharacterized protein LOC120646320, whose amino-acid sequence is MDPKPRRGRLRRWAGLLSALVSRGGAWVRRAAAAMRSRLARRAALLVKRGGLRRAEEEGDARTAAGAGDPKSLPSAVQGRGQPRPPSTPRFREEEDHGHGDARGSGNSLVTGSPSAAQEDRGKSKTRDGEASRDAAPATTRDESGNQEDLPRLPLHRGQGMDAAAAPSADLLAPGGIGGAERTKIGDRSIVAPSPPVKLEIDAADDVTVDAPPVVSDTLLVQRDVAASAPAGGSSSAERTKIGGDRSIVAPSLVKQEIDAAAESSDRGE